The sequence CCCACAGCGCACTCCTGGTAAACCCAATTTCGATAAGCTCATACATAAGATGGTATTTTCATTCCAGAACGGCTCTACGTCTTCAAAAATAATGTTCGGGAATGGTAGGCCATACGCGTTGTCGATGATCAGTGGAATATTGTTCTCACGCGCTAACTTATCGAGTTTGTGGATTTCTTCGTCAGTCAGGACATTACCTGTTGGGTTCGTCGGACGAGAGGCACAGATCGCCGCCACCGATTCATCGACTTTCAATTCTTCAAAGTCAACGTGGTACTTAAACAAGCCGTTATCAAGCAGCTCAATTTCAGGGTGGTAAGAGATAAAAGTATTCTCATCGATCCCTGCGTCACCATAGCCGATGTACTCAGGCGCGATGGGCAACAAGATCTTCTTGTGTGAACCGTCGGGTTGCTGACCAGCCAGTAGATTGAAAAGGTAAAAGAAACCGCTCTGGCTGCCGTTGGTCAGGCTGATGTTCTTTTCTGTGATATTCCAACCGTAGGTTTCTTTCAATAACGTTGCCAGCGCTTTTACAAAGGTGTTTTTTCCTTGTGGGCCATCGTAGTTGGCGAGCGCGGCGATTAGGTCACCGCTGGCGAGCAGGTCTTCACTGGCTTGGCTAAAGTAGTCGAGCATGGCAGGAATGGCGGCGGGGTTGCCTCCACCGAGCATGATGGCACCAGGCGTGCGTAGACCATCATTTAAGTCGTCCATTAACTGCGTGATACCGGAATACTGATTAAATTTTTCGCCAAACTTAGAAAACTGCATTGCTTCTTTTACCTAATTCATTGTGATTGCTTTATATGTAATACGCTGACTCAGATCAGCTAATAGTGTAATACTTGACCTTACCTTAATGCTTTTACGACGCAAAGCACAAAATTTGGCTTTAGATAAAAATAAAGCCCGACTCAAAGAGTCGGGCTTGTTGATACATAATGATTTCAGCTAAGAATTACTTCTGTAGTAGTGAAATATCCGCAATTTGCAGGAATAAATTACGTAGATTGTTCAGTAGTGTCAGACGGTTTTTCTTAAGTGCTTCATCGTCTGCCATAACCATTACGTTATCGAAGAACGCATCCACTGGCTCACGTAGGTCAGCAAGCTTGCTTAGTGCTTCTTGGTAGTTACCCGTGGCAAATGCAGGTTCTAGCGCTTCTGTCATTACTTCAACGCTTTCTGCCAGTGCTTTCTCTGCGTCTTCTTGTAGCAGTGCTAGGTCAATCTCTTCAGCGAGTTCACCGTCGAATTTCGCTAGGATGTTACCGACACGCTTGTTCGCTGCCGCGAGAGACTCAGCCGCTTCGAGTTCACGGAAGTGAGATACCGCTTTCACGCGTTGGTCGAAGTCTGCTGGTTTAGTAGGACGACGAGCCAATACCGCTTGGATGATATCAACGCTGAAGCCTTCGTCTTGATACCAAGCACGGAAACGACCCAGCATGAATTCAATCACGTCTTGCTCTACGTTGTCGTTGGTCAGCTTGTCGCCGAACAAAATCTTCGCTTCACGAACCAAATCAACCAGATCAACGTTGTAGCCGTATTCTACGATAATACGCAGAACACCTAGAGAGGCACGACGAAGTGCAAATGGGTCTGAGCCTTTAGGAGCCTGACCGATACCAAAGATACCAACGATAGTGTCTAGCTTGTCTGCCATAGCTACAGCTGTTGATACACCGTCAGTTGGTAAATCATCACCAGCGAAACGCGGCATGTACTGCTCGTTCAGTGCCACCGCAACCGCTTCGTCTTCACCGTCATGGCGAGCGTAGTGCATGCCCATCACACCTTGAGTATCGGTAAATTCGAATACCATCGATGTCATTAGATCACATTTCGCTAGTAGGCCTGCGCGTGTTGATTTTTCTACGTCAGCACCGATTTGTTTCGCAATGTAGCCTGCTAGCGCTGCGATACGGTCGGTTTTGTCTTTGATTGTGCCAAGCTGCTTCTGGAAGATAGCGGTTTCTAGTTCAGGTAGACGATCGATAAGCGGGCGCTTACGGTCTGTGTTGAAGAAGAACTCTGCGTCAGCAAGACGTGGACGTACTACCTTCTCGTTACCTTCGATGACGTGGCGAGGCTCTTTCGACTCAATGTTCGATACGAAGATGAAGTTAGGCAGGAGTTTTTTCTCTGCTGAATAAACAGGGAAATACTTCTGGTCACCTTTCATGGTGTAAACCAACGCTTCAGAAGGTACTTTTAGGAATTCTTCTTCAAACTTCGCGGTAAGTACTACTGGCCATTCAACCAGAGATGTGACTTCTTCAACTAGGTCATCTTCTAGATCAGCGATACCGCCAACTGCGGCTGCTGCTTTTTGAGCGTCAGCGAGGATGATGGCTTTACGCGCTTCGTAGTCTGCCATGACTTTACCGCGCTCTTCTAGGATCGCAGGGTACTGTTCAGCAGAGTCGATGGTGAACTCTTGCTCGCCCATGAAGCGGTGACCACGGATAGTGCGGCTCGATGCTACGCCAAGGATTTCGCCTTCGATCAGGTCGCTGCCCATTAGCATAGTGAGTGTCTTAACAGGACGGATAAATTGAGTCGTCTTATCACCCCAACGCATTGGTTTTGCGATAGGTAGGTTTGCTAGTGCTTTTGCTGCTAGCTCAACCACGATCTCAGACGCTGGCTGACCTTTGACTTCTTGTTTGAACAGTAGCCATTCGCCTTTGTCTGTTACCATGCGATCCGCTTGGTCAACCGTGATGCCACAACCACGAGCCCAGCCTTGAGCTGCTTTGGTTGGGTTGCCTTCCGCGTCAAATGCTGCAGAAACGGCAGGACCACGCTTCTCAACGATTTTGTCTGATTGGCTGTCTGCCAGTGCTGTTACTTTAAGTGCAAGACGACGAGGTGCTGCAAACCACTTAATGCCTTCGTGAGCAAGTTCCGCGCTTTTTAGTTCTGCTTCAAAGTTTGCAGCGAATGCTTCAGCCAAAGTACGAAGTTGCGTTGGTGGTAGCTCTTCTGTACCTAGCTCGATTAGAAATTCTTTTGCCATATTGGATCTTCCCTTACGCGTTTTCTTCTTTTTTGCACATTGGGAAGCCAAGAGCTTCACGTGATGCGTAGTATGCTTCTGCTACTGACTTAGTCAGGTTACGGATACGCAGGATGTAGCGTTGACGCTCCGTCACTGAGATCGCTTTACGTGCGTCTAGTAAGTTGAAGGCGTGACCTGCTTTCAGGATGCGCTCGTAAGCAGGAAGAGGAAGAGGCTTTTCAAGCTCAAGTAGCTCTTTACACTCTTTCTCACATTGCTCGAAGAAACTGAATAGGAATTCAACATCAGCGTGTTCAAAGTTGTACGTTGATTGTTCCACTTCGTTTTGGTGGAAGATATCACCGTAAGTAACGCTGCTGCCGTCAGGAGCGATGTTCCATACCAAATCGTAAACAGAGTCTACTTCTTGGATGTACATAGCGAGACGTTCGATACCGTAAGTGATTTCACCCGTTACAGGCTTACATTCAAGGCCGCCAACTTGTTGGAAGTAAGTAAACTGAGTCACTTCCATGCCGTTTAGCCAAACTTCCCAGCCTAGACCCCAAGCGCCTAGCGTTGGGTTTTCCCAGTTGTCTTCAACGAAACGGATGTCGTGTACAAGTGGGTCAATACCAAGAACTTCAAGAGAACCAAGGTACAACTCTTGGATATTGTCTGGTGATGGTTTTAGCGCTACTTGGAATTGGTAGTAGTGCTGAAGACGGTTAGGGTTTTCACCATAACGGCCATCGGTCGGACGACGTGAAGGTTGTACGTAAGCTGTCGACATTGGCTCTGGGCCAAGCGCTCGTAAACAGGTCATTGGGTGAGAGGTACCCGCACCCACTTCCATATCTAGCGGTTGAACAATGGTACAACCATTTTGAGCCCAATAATCCTGCAGCGCGAGGATCATTCCCTGGAAGGTTTTGATATCGTATTTTTGCATAAGTCAGGTTCGCGCGATTCTCTAGTTACTCATTTATTCGTCTTTTCTGCTGAGTTTTCAACTCAAACAAGGGCGGTAAAGAGTAATTACGGTTGAATAAATTAACGATCAAGTATACCCAGATATTAGTGTTCGGAGTAGGGTTAATCTTGATTAATTCCTAGTCATATTTCTCGTTTAATAGAAATTTAACGGCTTATGTATCTAAATTTTCCTAAACGGGAGTATTTGGCGGTTTTTCGTCTTGAGATTCTGGACTTAGGTGGTTAATATTGCGCCCATCTTTGGGGAGTAGCTTACTAAGTCGATGACCTTTTCGTCTTAGTTCGTTCGTCAACATAATTGGTGCAAAATCACCATGGCGCTCGAGACTCATCGCTTGATGGGTTTAGCAAGACCTTAGATAAACATCGTGAACCGGGGTGGGGCGCGAGGTTTATCTATGGTTAAAATTATAATCCCTGCCCCAATGAGCATGTCGTGAGCGTTTTAGCTATTTCAATTACCAGTGTAGCCTTAGCAGAAATTGGCGATAAGACCCAATTGCTATCTCTACTTCTTGCCAGTCGTTATCGTAAACCTGTTCCCATTATTGCTGCGATCTTTTTTGCAACAATTGCTAACCACGCTTTGGCAGCTTGGTTGGGTGTGGTGGTCGCCGATTATCTGTCTCCAGACGTTTTAAAATGGGTGCTGGTGGTCAGTTTTGCTGCGATGGCGGCTTGGGTACTGATTCCAGATAAGCTGGATGATGACGAAGAAATTTCAAACCGAGGCCCATTTGTTGCCAGCTTTATCGCGTTTTTTATCGCCGAGATTGGGGATAAAACCCAGATCGCGACGTCGATTCTTGGTGCGCAGTACGCCGATGCGTTAACAATGGTTGTTCTTGGCACCACCATTGGTATGTTGCTCGCCAATGTGCCAGTTGTGCTGATAGGCAAGTTGTCGGCGGATAAAATGCCATTAGCACTGATCCGAAAAATCACCGCGGCTCTGTTTGCTGCGTTAGCGATCGGGGCTTACTTCTATTCTTAAATTGCCTTCTTACATACGCGGATTGAGGTCTTTTAGGTTCTGAGTGCGAGTATTTTTTTAACCTGCTCGCATTTTTAATAAGTGTACACATTGATGCTTATTAGGTGAGGTGTTGTTTTCTTTCACCACTTGATGGAAATAACTTTGAATTCAGCCGCATATTCTTTTGGCTGTGAAGCCGAGATACGTCGCTAAAATATCAAACAGCCAGTGGTACTGATGTACTAATCAACTGGCTGTTTTTATTTGTGTTTTCACCCTGTTGCTGGTGGGTGTTTTACTGGTTATTTTGTGGGCATCTTAGTTCGCAAGGAATCGCTATGAAAACCACTCTGCTATCTGCCGCTATTGTTTCAGCTCTGACTATTGCTTCGCATTCCACTGTCGCTGCTGACATTGATGACATGTCACAGCTCACCATCATTCCGAATCACAACGCGTCCCTCATTCGCAACTTCAACCCTTACGCAGTATCGCGTTTGCATACCGCGCGTGACTTTATCTTTGAACCGCTGGTGATTTTCAATGAGTTGAAAGGGAATGTTCCCGAGTATCGCCTTGCGACTGGGTACAGTTTGAGTCAAGACCTGCTCAGCATCACGTTTGATTTGCGTGAAGGGGTGAAATGGTCAGATGGCGAGACGTTTGACGCAGATGACGTCGTGTTTACGTTTGAATTGGTGAAAGGGCACGCTAACATCGACGATCGAGGAATCAATAGCAAAATTAAGTCGGTAGAAAAACTTGGGCCTTATCAAGTGCGATTCCATCTCAATGAGGTGAACACCAACATCAGTTATGAAATTGTTCAGGTGCCGATTGTGCCTGAGCATCAGTGGAACAGCGTGGAAGATCCGGCTGCGTTTATGAACCCGAATCCAGTAGGGACAGGGCCGTTTACCGAGTTACCGCAGTTTACCAAAACGTTGTTCTTGCAGTGCCGCAACCCGAATTATTGGGATAAAGCCAACTTAGATGTCGATTGTTTGCGTATTCCGCAAATGAACCACAACGACCAAGTGTTGGGTGAGCTCATGAACTCCAAGATCGACTGGGCTGGCTCGTTTGTTCCGGATATCGACCAAACGTATATGAAAGCCTCAGAGAATCACGGTTACTGGTATCCACCAGCGGGCACACAAGCATTTGTGTTTAACTACGCGTCAAAAGACAAGGTTAAGCATGAGGTGCTCAATGACATCGATTTCCGCCGCGCTTTCTCCATGGCGATTGACCGCCAGACCTTGATCGATATTGCCAACTACGGTAACGCGGTACTGAACGATTTTGCCTCTGGGCTCGGTTACGCTTTTGAAGCTTGGTCTGACAAAGAGACCCACAACAAATACAAGCCATTCATGACGTACTCGCCAGAAAAAGCCAAAGCACTGTTGGCGAAAGCGGGCTACAAAGATATCGACAACGATGGTTTTGTTGAATCTCCGTCTGGTGGCAAATTTGAGTTGTTGATTCAATCTCCACAAGGATGGACCGACTTTAACAACACCGTCATGTTGGCCACTGAGCAATTGGCGGAAGTGGGGATCAACGTTAAAGCTCGCACTCCAGACTTTTCGATTTACAACAAAGGCATGATCTCGGCGGATTACGATATCGCCTACACCAACTACTTCCACGGCCCAACGCCACACAAGTATTGGGACAGTGGCTACCACTCGCGTCTGCAAGCTTCTGAAGGGATGCCACGTTTCGCGATGCACCATTGGAAAAACGCGGATTTGGACAAACTGTTGGATAGCTTCTACAAAACTGCTGATGGCCAAGAGCAGCGTAAGATTGCAAACAGTATTCAAGCATTGATCGCGGAAAACCAAGTGACCGTGCCAGTATTATCTGGGCCTAACTTCTACCAATACAACACCACACGCTTCACAGGCTGGTGGAACAAAGACAATCCGAAAGGCCGTCCTATGGTATGGGAAGGCACGCCCGAGCGATTGCTGCATGTCCTCGATTTAAAACCTCGTAGCTAGTTTCTAGCTAACCTTGCTAAGTGTTGGCCCTGACTTCGGTTGGGGCCTTTTTTGTGTTGGTTAGGCATGCATAACCAATGACACGTCTGAGCGAATTTACTGAAATGCGTGATGTTGGACATATAAGTGTCATCACTGTCATGCTACTTTAAGGATGTGAATGATGTTGCTCTAATTATTTGAAAGCTCGTTGTTTTGGCGATGATTTTAAGTATGAAGAGTGTAGCGAGAGGGCAAGTTTATGCTTACACGTTATAC is a genomic window of Vibrio japonicus containing:
- a CDS encoding valine--pyruvate transaminase; this encodes MQFSKFGEKFNQYSGITQLMDDLNDGLRTPGAIMLGGGNPAAIPAMLDYFSQASEDLLASGDLIAALANYDGPQGKNTFVKALATLLKETYGWNITEKNISLTNGSQSGFFYLFNLLAGQQPDGSHKKILLPIAPEYIGYGDAGIDENTFISYHPEIELLDNGLFKYHVDFEELKVDESVAAICASRPTNPTGNVLTDEEIHKLDKLARENNIPLIIDNAYGLPFPNIIFEDVEPFWNENTILCMSLSKLGLPGVRCGIVIASEEITQAMTNMNGIISLAPGSVGPTIANHMIAKGDLLKLSTEVIKPFYKQKSLRAVELLQQAITDKRFRIHKPEGAIFLWLWFDELPITTMELYKRLKARGVLIVPGEYFFIGQEDDWEHAHQCLRMNYVQDDEMMQKGIAIIAEEIKKAYQEG
- the glyQ gene encoding glycine--tRNA ligase subunit alpha, translating into MQKYDIKTFQGMILALQDYWAQNGCTIVQPLDMEVGAGTSHPMTCLRALGPEPMSTAYVQPSRRPTDGRYGENPNRLQHYYQFQVALKPSPDNIQELYLGSLEVLGIDPLVHDIRFVEDNWENPTLGAWGLGWEVWLNGMEVTQFTYFQQVGGLECKPVTGEITYGIERLAMYIQEVDSVYDLVWNIAPDGSSVTYGDIFHQNEVEQSTYNFEHADVEFLFSFFEQCEKECKELLELEKPLPLPAYERILKAGHAFNLLDARKAISVTERQRYILRIRNLTKSVAEAYYASREALGFPMCKKEENA
- a CDS encoding ABC transporter substrate-binding protein; this translates as MKTTLLSAAIVSALTIASHSTVAADIDDMSQLTIIPNHNASLIRNFNPYAVSRLHTARDFIFEPLVIFNELKGNVPEYRLATGYSLSQDLLSITFDLREGVKWSDGETFDADDVVFTFELVKGHANIDDRGINSKIKSVEKLGPYQVRFHLNEVNTNISYEIVQVPIVPEHQWNSVEDPAAFMNPNPVGTGPFTELPQFTKTLFLQCRNPNYWDKANLDVDCLRIPQMNHNDQVLGELMNSKIDWAGSFVPDIDQTYMKASENHGYWYPPAGTQAFVFNYASKDKVKHEVLNDIDFRRAFSMAIDRQTLIDIANYGNAVLNDFASGLGYAFEAWSDKETHNKYKPFMTYSPEKAKALLAKAGYKDIDNDGFVESPSGGKFELLIQSPQGWTDFNNTVMLATEQLAEVGINVKARTPDFSIYNKGMISADYDIAYTNYFHGPTPHKYWDSGYHSRLQASEGMPRFAMHHWKNADLDKLLDSFYKTADGQEQRKIANSIQALIAENQVTVPVLSGPNFYQYNTTRFTGWWNKDNPKGRPMVWEGTPERLLHVLDLKPRS
- a CDS encoding TMEM165/GDT1 family protein, translating into MSVLAISITSVALAEIGDKTQLLSLLLASRYRKPVPIIAAIFFATIANHALAAWLGVVVADYLSPDVLKWVLVVSFAAMAAWVLIPDKLDDDEEISNRGPFVASFIAFFIAEIGDKTQIATSILGAQYADALTMVVLGTTIGMLLANVPVVLIGKLSADKMPLALIRKITAALFAALAIGAYFYS
- the glyS gene encoding glycine--tRNA ligase subunit beta produces the protein MAKEFLIELGTEELPPTQLRTLAEAFAANFEAELKSAELAHEGIKWFAAPRRLALKVTALADSQSDKIVEKRGPAVSAAFDAEGNPTKAAQGWARGCGITVDQADRMVTDKGEWLLFKQEVKGQPASEIVVELAAKALANLPIAKPMRWGDKTTQFIRPVKTLTMLMGSDLIEGEILGVASSRTIRGHRFMGEQEFTIDSAEQYPAILEERGKVMADYEARKAIILADAQKAAAAVGGIADLEDDLVEEVTSLVEWPVVLTAKFEEEFLKVPSEALVYTMKGDQKYFPVYSAEKKLLPNFIFVSNIESKEPRHVIEGNEKVVRPRLADAEFFFNTDRKRPLIDRLPELETAIFQKQLGTIKDKTDRIAALAGYIAKQIGADVEKSTRAGLLAKCDLMTSMVFEFTDTQGVMGMHYARHDGEDEAVAVALNEQYMPRFAGDDLPTDGVSTAVAMADKLDTIVGIFGIGQAPKGSDPFALRRASLGVLRIIVEYGYNVDLVDLVREAKILFGDKLTNDNVEQDVIEFMLGRFRAWYQDEGFSVDIIQAVLARRPTKPADFDQRVKAVSHFRELEAAESLAAANKRVGNILAKFDGELAEEIDLALLQEDAEKALAESVEVMTEALEPAFATGNYQEALSKLADLREPVDAFFDNVMVMADDEALKKNRLTLLNNLRNLFLQIADISLLQK